In the Telopea speciosissima isolate NSW1024214 ecotype Mountain lineage chromosome 2, Tspe_v1, whole genome shotgun sequence genome, one interval contains:
- the LOC122650419 gene encoding hyccin, which yields MSVHISHDSINSNSTNFNAEESIAKAHEAIESLSSILGDLPSPLSSDNPAASLLHNTELAAKISSHLRQPNSGAGNNPLCRWLYDTFQSSDPNLQLVVLRFLPIISGIYLSRAISRKPLAGFEAVLLALYAHETTSRAGQAITVTIPCLSRSSIYHESKVSTNSNASGLNIAVLSPSLEPHGTVRATKRARIVGVALELYFTKISLMPIGSKIDFCEFCMNWAGHKDDKEQSSSSEMRNENESVVKGGRNVSIIEGEERRGRIPLPWELLQPILRVLGHCLVGPNNSEELTQAALAASRCLYERALHEVNPRAILAVESLLKLAKVAMDSTDKTDPTEIYEDNIITL from the coding sequence ATGTCTGTCCATATCTCCCATGACTCCATCAATTCCAACTCCACCAATTTCAACGCAGAGGAATCTATTGCAAAAGCCCATGAGGCCATTGAATCACTCTCTTCCATCCTTGGTGATTtaccttctcctctctcctctgaTAACCCTGCCGCCTCTCTCCTCCACAACACTGAACTTGCAGCCAAGATCTCATCACACCTCCGGCAACCCAATTCCGGTGCCGGTAATAACCCCCTTTGTCGATGGCTTTACGATACATTCCAATCGTCCGATCCGAATCTTCAACTAGTTGTATTGAGATTCTTGCCTATCATATCCGGAATTTACCTCTCTCGAGCCATTTCTCGAAAGCCCCTTGCCGGATTCGAGGCTGTACTCTTAGCTTTATATGCCCATGAGACCACATCAAGAGCTGGCCAAGCTATAACTGTTACCATCCCATGCCTTTCACGTTCAAGCATATATCATGAATCCAAAGTCTCTACCAACAGCAATGCTAGTGGCCTCAATATAGCTGTTTTGTCACCAAGCCTAGAGCCCCATGGCACTGTTAGAGCAACAAAGAGGGCCCGAATTGTTGGTGTGGCCTTGGAGTTGTATTTTACTAAAATATCCCTCATGCCCATTGGCTCTAAGATTGATTTTTGTGAGTTTTGTATGAATTGGGCTGGTCATAAAGATGATAAGGAACAGAGTAGTTCATCTGAGATGAGGAATGAAAATGAAAGTGTTGTTAAAGGTGGAAGAAATGTTTCTATTATTGAAGGTGAGGAGAGGAGGGGAAGGATTCCTCTGCCTTGGGAGCTTCTACAACCAATTTTGAGGGTGTTGGGTCATTGTCTTGTGGGTCCAAACAATTCAGAGGAGCTGACACAGGCTGCACTTGCTGCCTCTAGGTGTTTGTATGAAAGGGCATTGCATGAAGTTAACCCTAGAGCGATTCTAGCCGTTGAAAGTCTTCTGAAGCTGGCAAAGGTGGCAATGGATTCAACTGATAAAACAGATCCAACAGAGATTTATGAAGATAATATCATCACCCTCTAA
- the LOC122649618 gene encoding caffeoylshikimate esterase-like, with protein sequence MTEEEKLIHPIGEANEKSPFGSLLEEEFYARHSVSHSSEYITNARGMKLFTQSWIPLPPKKILGIVAVVHGYTGESSWFVQLTSILIAKSGFSTCAIDHQGHGFSEGLRNHIPHINPVVDDCISFFDSFRSQHPSSLPSFLYSESLGGAIALLIHLRGKNTNTCKSWDGVVLNGAMCGVSDKIKPPWPLEHFLSLAAALMPTWQIVPTRGTIVELSFKEEWKRKLAMASPRRSPGRPRAATAKELLRVSSELQGKFEEVDLPLLIVHGKDDLVCDPACVEELYRRASSKDKTLRIYPDMLHQIVGEPQENVDLVFGDVVDWLRDRSGAEPQVAAPPPSPPPPPVSA encoded by the coding sequence ATGACGGAAGAAGAGAAGCTAATTCACCCGATAGGTGAGGCCAACGAGAAGAGCCCGTTTGGGTCTCTGTTGGAGGAGGAGTTCTACGCACGTCACTCCGTCTCTCACTCCTCCGAATACATTACCAACGCCAGGGGCATGAAACTCTTCACCCAGTCCTGGATCCCTCTCCCTCCCAAGAAGATCCTCGGCATCGTTGCCGTCGTTCACGGCTACACCGGAGAGTCAAGCTGGTTTGTCCAGCTCACCTCCATCCTCATCGCCAAGTCCGGTTTCTCCACTTGTGCCATCGACCACCAAGGTCACGGTTTCTCCGAAGGCCTTCGGAATCATATCCCCCATATTAACCCCGTCGTCGACGATTGCATCTCCTTTTTCGACTCCTTCCGTTCTCAGCACCCATCGTCTCTCCCCTCTTTCCTCTACTCCGAATCTCTAGGCGGAGCCATCGCACTTCTCATCCACCTCAGAGGCAAAAACACAAACACCTGCAAGTCTTGGGATGGCGTCGTGCTTAACGGAGCCATGTGTGGAGTGAGCGACAAGATCAAGCCTCCATGGCCGTTGGAGCATTTCCTGTCTCTGGCTGCAGCGTTGATGCCGACGTGGCAGATAGTCCCCACCAGGGGAACCATCGTGGAACTGTCGTTTAAGGAGGAGTGGAAGAGGAAATTAGCGATGGCATCTCCTAGGCGAAGCCCAGGGAGACCTCGAGCAGCGACGGCGAAGGAATTGCTGAGGGTGTCGAGTGAGCTGCAAGGGAAATTCGAGGAAGTGGATCTGCCGCTGCTGATTGTCCATGGCAAGGACGATTTGGTGTGCGACCCTGCCTGCGTGGAGGAGTTGTATCGACGCGCCTCCAGCAAGGACAAGACTCTTCGGATATACCCTGACATGTTGCACCAGATCGTTGGTGAACCTCAGGAGAACGTTGACTTGGTCTTCGGCGATGTTGTTGACTGGCTCCGTGACAGGTCCGGCGCCGAACCACAGGTAGCTGCTccgccaccatcaccaccaccaccaccagtctCTGCCTAA
- the LOC122652109 gene encoding protein disulfide isomerase-like 1-4 — MSTRFLLFLFISALLIFSGICSASAAPSKDSSKKDEDLDEDLSFLQEDDEKSPIDKHSDLDPEFPSYEGDEDFDNFDDFDGTYSDHESYSQPEVDEKDVVVLKEGNFSEFLESSRYVMVEFYAPWCGHCQALAPEYAAAATELKGVAALAKVDATEENELAEKYDVQGFPTVYFFIDGVHKTYQGQRTKDAIVTWITKKTGPGIYNITTVEDAEQILNTEDKLVLAFLDSLVGLESNELSAASKLEDDVNFYQTASPDVAKLFHIDPKVKRPVLVLLKKEAEKLSHFDGQFTKSGIVEFVFANKLPLVTVFTRESASLIFESPIKKQLLLFATSKGSEKVVPIFQEAAKIFKGKLIFVYVEMDNEDVGKPVSEFFGVTGDGPHVLAYTGNDDAKKYVFDGEVTLDRIKAFGEDFLEDKLKPFYKSDPIPETNDGDVKIVVGNNFDEIVLDESKDVLLELYAPWCGHCQSLEPIYNKLAKHLRSIDSLVIAKMDGTTNEHPRAKADGFPTLLFFPAGNKSFDPITVDSDRTVVAFYKFIKKHASIPFKLQKPADTPKSDSADASESGKSSSNDMKDEL, encoded by the exons ATGTCGACTCGATTTctactctttcttttcatctcaGCGCTTCTGATCTTCAGTGGCATCTGCTCTGCATCTGCAGCTCCTTCCAAGGACTCCTCTAAGAAAGACGAAGATCTCGACGAAGATCTTAGTTTCCTCCAGGAAGATGACGAAAAAAGTCCCATCGATAAGCATTCTGATTTAGATCCAGAGTTCCCTAGCTATGAAGGTGATGAAGATTTCGACAATTTTGACGATTTTGATGGAACGTATTCAGATCACGAGTCGTATTCACAACCTGAGGTAGACGAGAAGGATGTCGTTGTGCTGAAAGAGGGGAACTTCAGTGAGTTCTTGGAGAGTAGTCGGTATGTGATGGTTGAATTCTACGCCCCATGGTGTGGACACTGCCAAGCTCTTGCTCCGGAATACGCCGCAGCTGCGACGGAGTTGAAGGGAGTGGCGGCACTCGCCAAGGTGGACGCGACTGAGGAGAATGAATTGGCAGAGAAGTATGATGTGCAGGGGTTTCCAACggtgtacttcttcattgatggaGTTCACAAGACATACCAGGGCCAGAGAACCAA AGATGCTATTGTGACTTGGATTACGAAGAAGACTGGACCTGGTATTTACAACATAACCACAGTGGAGGATGCAGAACAGATATTGAATACTGAAGATAAACTGGTTTTGGCTTTTCTTGATTCTCTTGTG GGTCTAGAAAGTAATGAGCTTTCTGCTGCCTCAAAACTCGAAGATGATGTTAACTTCTACCAAACTGCCAGTCCTGATGTGGCAAAGCTGTTCCACATTGACCCTAAAGTTAAACGTCCTGTTCTGGTGTTGCTGAAGAAAGAAGCAGAGAAACTAAGCCACTTTG ATGGACAATTTACCAAATCTGGGATCGTTGAGTTCGTGTTTGCTAACAAGCTTCCTTTAGTGACTGTATTTACTAGGGAAAGTGCTTCTCTGATTTTTGAGAGTCCAATTAAGAAACAG CTCTTGCTGTTTGCCACTTCAAAGGGTTCCGAGAAGGTTGTTCCAATATTTCAGGAGGCAGCAAAAATTTTCAAGGGGAAG CTTATCTTTGTCTATGTTGAAATGGACAATGAAGATGTTGGGAAACCGGTTTCAGAGTTCTTTGGTGTTACTGGAGATGGTCCACAT GTTCTTGCATACACAGGAAATGATGATGCTAAGAAGTATGTATTTGATGGTGAAGTGACCTTAGACCGTATTAAG GCATTTGGGGAGGATTTCCTGGAAGACAAGCTTAAGCCTTTCTATAAGTCAGATCCAATTCCTGAGACC AACGATGGAGATGTGAAGATAGTAGTCGGAAATAACTTTGATGAGATTGTGTTGGATGAGTCAAAGGATGTTCTGCTTGAG CTCTATGCACCATGGTGTGGGCACTGCCAATCACTGGAGCCCATTTACAACAAACTTGCCAAGCATCTGCGGAGCATTGATTCTCTTGTCATTGCCAAGATGGATGGAACCACCAATGAGCACCCAAGGGCAAAG GCTGATGGGTTCCCCACACTTCTCTTTTTCCCTGCGGGAAATAAGAGTTTTGATCCG ATTACCGTTGACTCTGATAGGACAGTGGTGGCATTCTATAAATTCATCAAGAAGCATGCATCAATTCCTTTCAAGCTCCAGAAACCAGCTGACACTCCAAAATCCGATAGTGCTGATGCTAGTGAAAGCGGGAAGAGCAGCTCTAATGACATGAAGGATGAATTGTAA
- the LOC122652296 gene encoding vegetative cell wall protein gp1-like, translated as MGRMLRLCSSFLVLQVLLFAVLHSAVAADPLQIPPTPTPESVGIHSPSPTALPPSPETSAPSPGPSSEAAPSPQYHSPPAPTPSDLPPNSSPTPSPEPSLPSPSPYDASDITHNAKGTAQDSTADAKGSSSGDGLKGGQKAGIAVGVIFAACIVGLFGVIYKKRQQNIRRSQYGYAVRRELL; from the coding sequence ATGGGGAGAATGCTCAGACTCTGCTCGTCTTTTCTCGTTTTGCAAGTGCTTCTCTTCGCAGTTCTACATTCTGCCGTCGCTGCAGATCCGCTCCAGATCCCACCGACTCCAACCCCCGAAAGTGTAGGAATCCACTCTCCCTCTCCCACTGCGCTACCCCCTTCTCCTGAAACCAGTGCTCCATCGCCGGGACCGTCGTCTGAAGCTGCCCCTTCGCCTCAATATCACTCTCCTCCTGCGCCTACTCCGTCAGATCTACCGCCTAACTCTTCTCCAACACCATCCCCTGAACCATCGTTGCCGTCTCCATCACCTTACGATGCCAGCGACATCACTCACAACGCCAAAGGTACCGCCCAGGATTCGACGGCAGATGCCAAAGGCTCTTCTTCGGGTGACGGACTAAAAGGTGGACAGAAGGCAGGGATCGCCGTTGGTGTCATCTTCGCCGCTTGCATCGTCGGACTGTTCGGTGTCATTTACAAGAAGCGTCAACAGAACATCCGAAGGTCGCAGTACGGTTACGCCGTTAGGAGAGAGCTTCTCTGA